One Sanguibacter sp. HDW7 DNA window includes the following coding sequences:
- the nrdE gene encoding class 1b ribonucleoside-diphosphate reductase subunit alpha: MIALEQESEMDYHALNAMLNLYGPNGEIQFGKDREAARAYFLQHVNQNTVFFHSLRERLDYLVEHHYYEPAVLDQYSFEFITQLNDLAYAKKYRFDTFLGAFKYYTSYTLKTFDGKRYLERFEDRVVMTALALASGDEKLATNLVEEVLSGRFQPATPTFLNAGKAQRGELVSCFLLRIEDNMESISRGINSSLQLSKRGGGVALLLSNIREAGAPIKKIENQSSGIIPVMKLLEDSFSYANQLGARQGAGAVYLSAHHPDIMKFLDTKRENADEKIRIKTLSLGVVIPDITFDLARKNEPMYLFSPYDVERVYGVPFGDISVTEKYAEMVEDSRIRKTKINAREFFQTLAEIQFESGYPYIVFEDTVNKANPIKGRINMSNLCSEILQVNTPTTYNEDLSYDAIGKDISCNLGSLNIARAMDSPDLGLSVETAIRALSAVSDQSHISSVRSIEVGNDSSHAIGLGQMNLHGYLARERVFYGSEEGIDFTNIYFMTVLFHALRASNRIAIERGETFGGFEDSAYASGTFFDKYTEQAWVPSTARGAELFAQAGQHIPTQDDWRELKASVMEHGIYNQNLQAVPPTGSISYINHATSSIHPIASKIEIRKEGKIGRVYYPAPYMTNDNLEYYQDAYEIGYEKIIDTYAAATQHVDQGLSLTLFFKDTATTRDLNKAQIYAWRKGIKTIYYIRLRQLALEGTEVEGCVSCML; this comes from the coding sequence ATGATCGCCCTCGAGCAGGAGTCCGAGATGGACTACCACGCGCTCAACGCGATGCTCAACCTCTACGGCCCGAACGGGGAGATCCAGTTCGGCAAGGACCGCGAGGCCGCCCGCGCCTACTTCCTCCAGCACGTCAACCAGAACACGGTGTTCTTCCACTCGCTGCGTGAGCGCCTCGACTACCTCGTCGAGCACCACTACTACGAGCCCGCCGTGCTCGACCAGTACTCGTTCGAGTTCATCACGCAGCTCAACGACCTCGCGTACGCCAAGAAGTACCGCTTCGACACGTTCCTCGGCGCGTTCAAGTACTACACGTCGTACACGCTCAAGACCTTCGACGGGAAGCGCTACCTCGAGCGCTTCGAGGACCGCGTCGTCATGACGGCCCTCGCCCTCGCCTCGGGCGACGAGAAGCTCGCGACGAACCTCGTCGAGGAGGTCCTCTCGGGCCGCTTCCAGCCCGCGACCCCCACGTTCCTCAACGCCGGCAAGGCGCAGCGCGGCGAGCTCGTCTCGTGCTTCCTCCTGCGTATCGAGGACAACATGGAGTCGATCTCGCGCGGGATCAACTCCTCGCTGCAGCTCTCCAAGCGCGGCGGCGGCGTTGCGCTCCTCCTCTCGAACATCCGTGAGGCCGGGGCGCCCATCAAGAAGATCGAGAACCAGTCGAGCGGCATCATCCCCGTGATGAAGCTCCTCGAGGACTCGTTCTCGTACGCCAACCAGCTCGGCGCGCGTCAGGGCGCGGGCGCGGTCTACCTCTCCGCGCACCACCCGGACATCATGAAGTTCCTCGACACCAAGCGTGAGAACGCGGACGAGAAGATCCGCATCAAGACGCTCTCGCTCGGCGTCGTCATCCCCGACATCACGTTCGACCTCGCGCGCAAGAACGAGCCGATGTACCTCTTCTCGCCCTACGACGTCGAGCGCGTCTACGGCGTCCCGTTCGGCGACATCTCCGTGACGGAGAAGTACGCGGAGATGGTCGAGGACTCCCGGATCCGCAAGACGAAGATCAACGCGCGTGAGTTCTTCCAGACGCTCGCGGAGATCCAGTTCGAGTCGGGCTACCCGTACATCGTCTTCGAGGACACGGTCAACAAGGCGAACCCCATCAAGGGTCGCATCAACATGTCGAACCTCTGCTCGGAGATCCTCCAGGTCAACACGCCGACGACGTACAACGAGGACCTCTCGTACGACGCGATCGGCAAGGACATCTCCTGCAACCTCGGCTCGCTCAACATCGCGCGCGCCATGGACTCCCCGGACCTCGGCCTCTCGGTCGAGACCGCGATCCGCGCTCTGTCGGCCGTGTCCGACCAGTCGCACATCTCCTCCGTCCGCTCGATCGAGGTCGGCAACGACTCCTCGCACGCGATCGGCCTCGGCCAGATGAACCTCCACGGCTACCTCGCCCGCGAGCGCGTCTTCTACGGCTCGGAGGAGGGCATCGACTTCACGAACATCTACTTCATGACGGTGCTCTTCCACGCGCTGCGCGCCTCCAACCGCATCGCGATCGAGCGCGGCGAGACGTTCGGCGGCTTCGAGGACTCGGCGTACGCGTCGGGCACGTTCTTCGACAAGTACACCGAGCAGGCGTGGGTGCCCTCGACGGCGCGCGGCGCGGAGCTCTTCGCGCAGGCAGGCCAGCACATCCCGACGCAGGACGACTGGCGCGAGCTCAAGGCCTCGGTCATGGAGCACGGCATCTACAACCAGAACCTCCAGGCCGTCCCGCCGACCGGCTCGATCTCGTACATCAACCACGCGACGAGCTCGATCCACCCGATCGCCTCGAAGATCGAGATCCGCAAGGAGGGCAAGATCGGGCGCGTCTACTACCCGGCGCCCTACATGACGAACGACAACCTGGAGTACTACCAGGACGCGTACGAGATCGGCTACGAGAAGATCATCGACACGTACGCCGCGGCGACGCAGCACGTCGACCAGGGTCTCTCGCTCACCCTGTTCTTCAAGGACACCGCGACGACGCGCGACCTCAACAAGGCGCAGATCTACGCGTGGCGCAAGGGCATCAAGACGATCTACTACATCCGTCTGCGCCAGCTCGCGCTCGAGGGCACCGAGGTCGAGGGCTGCGTCTCCTGCATGCTCTGA
- the nrdI gene encoding class Ib ribonucleoside-diphosphate reductase assembly flavoprotein NrdI translates to MSRLVYFSSVSETTHRFVLKLGLEATRIPLTRIEDPLRVTEPYVLVTPTYGGGNGKGAVPKQVVRFLNDEGNRSLIRGVIAAGNTNFGEAYCLAGKIISAKCEVPYLYGFELLGTSEDVTRVREGLRQFWQRQSRRTA, encoded by the coding sequence GTGAGCAGGCTCGTCTACTTCTCCAGCGTCTCCGAGACGACCCACCGCTTCGTCCTGAAGCTGGGTCTCGAGGCCACACGCATCCCCCTGACACGCATCGAGGACCCGCTCCGGGTCACCGAGCCCTACGTGCTCGTCACCCCCACCTACGGCGGGGGCAACGGCAAGGGCGCGGTGCCCAAGCAGGTCGTCCGGTTCCTCAACGACGAGGGCAACCGGTCGTTGATCCGCGGCGTCATCGCCGCGGGCAACACCAACTTCGGCGAGGCCTACTGCCTCGCAGGGAAGATCATCTCCGCCAAGTGCGAGGTGCCGTACCTGTACGGCTTCGAGCTCCTGGGGACGAGCGAGGACGTCACCCGCGTCCGCGAAGGATTGAGGCAGTTTTGGCAACGACAGTCACGGAGAACAGCATGA
- the nrdH gene encoding glutaredoxin-like protein NrdH — MSITVYSKPACVQCDATYRALDKRGIDYTVVDISQDLEALEMVRSLGYMQAPVVVAGDSHWSGFRPDQISALATQVATAVA, encoded by the coding sequence ATGAGCATCACGGTCTACAGCAAGCCGGCCTGCGTGCAGTGCGACGCCACCTACCGCGCGCTCGACAAGCGCGGTATCGACTACACGGTCGTCGACATCAGCCAGGACCTCGAGGCCCTCGAGATGGTCCGCTCGCTCGGCTACATGCAGGCCCCCGTCGTCGTCGCCGGCGACTCCCACTGGTCGGGCTTCCGCCCCGACCAGATCTCCGCCCTCGCGACGCAGGTCGCGACCGCCGTCGCCTGA
- a CDS encoding acetylxylan esterase encodes MAIFDLPTDQLRAFAPGPDEVGEAPDHDDFWATTFAESRALASAPTRTRVTTGLRAVDSYDVTFSGFGGHPVRAWLTLPAGADGPLPTVVQYNGYGGGRGLPIEHLLWASAGYAHLFMDSRGQGSTWGNGGETPDPVGNGPAAPGQMTRGILDPREHYLRRLQTDAVLAIDAARLMPEVDGDRIVVTGGSQGGGLALAAAGLAEGLAGVMADVPFLCHFRRSVDLTDSFPYQEIVQYLSVNRGHEEQAFRTLAYFDGVTHARRATAPLLTSAALRDTVCPPSTIYAAFNAYAGTDKEIVVWPWNGHEGGGGHMAPRQLAWLAERVPA; translated from the coding sequence ATGGCCATCTTCGACCTGCCCACCGACCAGCTGCGGGCGTTCGCCCCCGGCCCCGACGAGGTCGGCGAGGCGCCCGACCACGACGACTTCTGGGCGACGACCTTTGCGGAGTCCCGCGCGCTCGCCTCCGCTCCGACGCGCACGCGCGTCACGACGGGCCTGCGCGCGGTCGACTCCTACGACGTGACGTTCTCCGGCTTCGGCGGCCACCCCGTCCGGGCCTGGCTCACGCTCCCCGCGGGCGCGGACGGCCCGCTGCCGACCGTCGTCCAGTACAACGGCTACGGCGGCGGCCGCGGCCTGCCGATCGAGCACCTCCTGTGGGCGAGCGCCGGCTACGCCCACCTCTTCATGGACTCCCGCGGCCAGGGCTCGACCTGGGGCAACGGCGGCGAGACGCCCGACCCCGTCGGCAACGGCCCGGCGGCGCCCGGACAGATGACCCGCGGCATCCTCGACCCCCGCGAGCACTACCTGCGCCGCCTGCAGACGGACGCCGTGCTCGCGATCGACGCGGCCCGCCTGATGCCCGAGGTCGACGGCGACCGCATCGTCGTCACGGGCGGCTCCCAGGGCGGCGGCCTCGCGCTCGCCGCCGCAGGTCTCGCCGAGGGGCTCGCGGGCGTCATGGCCGACGTCCCGTTCCTCTGCCACTTCCGCAGGTCGGTCGACCTCACCGACTCCTTCCCCTACCAGGAGATCGTCCAGTACCTCAGCGTCAACCGCGGGCACGAGGAGCAGGCGTTCCGGACGCTCGCGTACTTCGACGGCGTCACGCACGCGCGCCGCGCGACGGCTCCGCTGCTCACCTCCGCCGCGCTGCGCGACACGGTCTGCCCGCCGTCGACCATCTACGCGGCCTTCAACGCGTACGCAGGGACGGACAAGGAGATCGTCGTGTGGCCCTGGAACGGCCACGAGGGCGGCGGCGGCCACATGGCCCCGCGCCAGCTCGCGTGGCTCGCCGAGCGCGTCCCGGCCTGA
- a CDS encoding GH1 family beta-glucosidase, translated as MTAPRTFPADFLWGTATASYQIEGAATEGGRAPSIWDTFSHTPGKTLDGDTGDVAVDHYHRWQEDVQHLADLGVGAYRLSIAWPRVQPDGRGELNREGVEFYSNLVDALLEKGIKPVVTLYHWDLPQVLEDEGGWRNRETALLFGEYARAMARELGDRVHLWTTLNEPWCAAFLGYGNGQHAPGVTDDLASLEAAHHLNLAHGLAVSAIREELGADAPVSLTLNLHVFRPADPANPGDLESVRRMDAVGNRIFTGPVLDGAYPADLLADTAAITDWSFVLDGDLEAIHQPLTNLGLNYYDISVVAAPTGEPVGDFPTPWPGCRDVHYPERPGEKTSMGWGIDATGLTELLTGLSARYPDLPLMVTENGAAFDDEVSPDGAVHDPRRVAYYAQHVEAVGKALDAGADVRGYFAWSLLDNFEWSFGYARRFGIIRVDYDTFARTWKDSAHWYHELVTTGTPPALPYTHAG; from the coding sequence GTGACCGCACCACGCACCTTCCCCGCCGACTTCCTCTGGGGCACGGCGACAGCCTCATATCAGATCGAGGGCGCCGCGACCGAGGGCGGCCGCGCCCCCTCGATCTGGGACACCTTCTCGCACACGCCCGGCAAGACGCTCGACGGCGACACCGGCGACGTGGCAGTCGACCACTACCACCGCTGGCAGGAGGACGTGCAGCACCTCGCCGACCTCGGTGTCGGTGCCTACCGTCTCTCGATCGCGTGGCCCCGCGTCCAGCCCGACGGCCGCGGAGAGCTCAACCGCGAGGGTGTCGAGTTCTACTCGAACCTCGTCGACGCGCTCCTCGAGAAGGGCATCAAGCCCGTCGTCACCCTCTACCACTGGGACCTCCCGCAGGTCCTCGAGGACGAGGGCGGCTGGCGCAACCGCGAGACCGCGCTGCTCTTCGGCGAGTACGCACGCGCCATGGCGCGCGAGCTCGGCGACCGTGTCCACCTGTGGACCACCCTCAACGAGCCTTGGTGCGCCGCGTTCCTCGGCTACGGCAACGGGCAGCACGCGCCCGGCGTGACCGACGACCTCGCCTCGCTCGAGGCCGCCCACCACCTCAACCTCGCCCACGGCCTCGCCGTCTCGGCGATCCGCGAGGAGCTCGGCGCGGACGCCCCCGTCTCGCTCACGCTCAACCTCCACGTCTTCCGGCCCGCCGACCCGGCGAACCCGGGCGACCTCGAGTCGGTCCGCCGCATGGACGCCGTCGGCAACCGGATCTTCACGGGCCCCGTGCTCGACGGCGCCTACCCGGCCGACCTCCTCGCCGACACGGCCGCGATCACCGACTGGTCCTTCGTCCTGGACGGCGACCTCGAGGCGATCCACCAGCCGCTCACCAACCTCGGCCTCAACTACTACGACATCTCGGTCGTCGCCGCGCCGACGGGCGAGCCCGTCGGAGACTTCCCGACCCCCTGGCCGGGCTGCCGCGACGTCCACTACCCCGAGCGTCCGGGCGAGAAGACCTCGATGGGCTGGGGCATCGACGCGACCGGCCTCACCGAGCTGCTCACGGGCCTGTCCGCCCGCTACCCGGACCTGCCGCTCATGGTGACGGAGAACGGTGCCGCGTTCGACGACGAGGTCTCGCCCGACGGTGCCGTCCACGACCCCCGCCGTGTCGCGTACTACGCGCAGCACGTCGAGGCCGTCGGCAAGGCGCTCGACGCGGGCGCGGACGTGCGCGGCTACTTCGCGTGGTCGCTGCTCGACAACTTCGAGTGGTCCTTCGGCTACGCGCGCCGCTTCGGCATCATCCGCGTCGACTACGACACGTTCGCGCGCACGTGGAAGGACTCGGCGCACTGGTACCACGAGCTCGTGACGACCGGCACGCCTCCCGCGCTGCCGTACACGCACGCGGGCTGA
- the yicI gene encoding alpha-xylosidase → MKFTDGYWQAREGMHPQFAAQAYDVWPGEGTLTAYAPTKRIETRGDVLNRTMLTVEYSAPIPDVVTVKVTQHAGALDRGPHFALSRAEGHVADVVVADDVATLTSGSLAVQVHRGDHWQVDFVAGGRVLTSSLPKSLGVVTDDEGRTYLHEQLTLGVNEHVYGLGERFGPVVKNGQTVDVWQADGGTSSEQAYKNVPFYLTDKGYGVFVDQPELVSFEIASEVVSRTQFSVEAQSLTYHVIHGATPKAILERYTALTGRPARVPDWSFGLWLSTSFTTDYDEATVTGFIDGMAERDLPLSVFHFDCYWMREFNWCDFEWDPRTFPDPEGMLARLKARGLRVCVWINPYIAQRSPLFREAADAGYLVKRPDGSVWQWDLWVAGMGLVDFTNPEAAAWYTGKLEGLMDMGVDAFKTDFGERIPTDVVWHDGSDPARMHNYYVQAYNQAVFEMLERRSGVGNAVLFARSATAGGQQFPVHWGGDCFSTFAAMAESLRGGLSLAYSGFGYWSHDIGGFEGTAEPAVFKRWLAFGLLSSHSRLHGSTSVRVPWAFDEEAVDVTRRFTRLKLSLMPYLGRVAGEAHAAGTPMARPMLLEFPEDPAVATLETQYMLGDALLVAPVFTHSGEVTYYVPAGTWTHLLDGRTVEGGRWVTESYGFDSLPLLVRPGTVLPVGAREDSPEYDWADGVTLRLFELPDGFEETVVVPAAQSVGGEATEFRVVRSGSEVRATSSSTRPWRLELGGRVVEASSGAAVLTV, encoded by the coding sequence ATGAAGTTCACCGACGGCTACTGGCAGGCCCGCGAGGGCATGCATCCCCAGTTCGCCGCCCAGGCCTACGATGTCTGGCCCGGCGAGGGCACGCTCACGGCGTACGCGCCGACGAAGCGCATCGAGACGCGTGGAGACGTCCTCAACCGCACGATGCTCACGGTCGAGTACTCCGCGCCGATCCCGGACGTCGTCACCGTGAAGGTCACGCAGCACGCCGGCGCGCTCGACCGGGGCCCGCACTTCGCGCTCTCTCGCGCCGAGGGACATGTGGCGGACGTCGTCGTCGCGGACGACGTCGCGACGCTCACGTCGGGCAGCCTCGCGGTGCAGGTGCACCGCGGCGACCACTGGCAGGTCGATTTCGTCGCGGGCGGTCGCGTCCTCACGAGCTCGCTGCCCAAGTCGCTCGGCGTCGTCACGGACGACGAGGGCCGCACCTACCTCCACGAGCAGCTGACCCTCGGTGTCAACGAGCACGTGTACGGCCTCGGCGAGCGCTTCGGGCCCGTCGTGAAGAACGGTCAGACGGTCGACGTGTGGCAGGCGGACGGCGGCACGTCCTCCGAGCAGGCCTATAAGAACGTCCCGTTCTACCTCACGGACAAGGGCTACGGCGTGTTCGTCGACCAGCCCGAGCTCGTCTCGTTCGAGATCGCCTCCGAGGTCGTCTCGCGCACGCAGTTCTCGGTCGAGGCTCAGTCGCTCACCTACCACGTCATCCACGGCGCGACGCCCAAGGCGATCCTCGAGCGCTACACGGCGCTCACCGGCCGTCCCGCGCGTGTGCCCGACTGGTCGTTCGGGCTGTGGCTCTCGACGTCGTTCACGACCGACTACGACGAGGCGACCGTCACGGGCTTCATCGACGGCATGGCCGAGCGTGACCTGCCGCTGTCGGTGTTCCACTTCGACTGCTACTGGATGCGCGAGTTCAACTGGTGCGACTTCGAGTGGGACCCGCGGACGTTCCCGGACCCCGAGGGCATGCTCGCGCGGCTCAAGGCCCGCGGCCTGCGGGTGTGCGTGTGGATCAACCCGTACATCGCCCAGCGCTCGCCGCTGTTCCGCGAGGCGGCCGACGCCGGCTACCTCGTCAAGCGTCCCGACGGCTCGGTGTGGCAGTGGGACCTGTGGGTCGCGGGCATGGGCCTCGTCGACTTCACGAACCCGGAGGCGGCGGCCTGGTACACCGGCAAGCTCGAGGGCCTCATGGACATGGGCGTCGACGCGTTCAAGACGGACTTCGGCGAGCGCATCCCGACGGACGTCGTGTGGCACGACGGCTCGGACCCGGCCCGCATGCACAACTACTACGTGCAGGCGTACAACCAGGCGGTGTTCGAGATGCTCGAGCGGCGCTCGGGTGTCGGCAACGCGGTGCTCTTCGCGCGGTCGGCGACCGCGGGTGGCCAGCAGTTCCCCGTGCACTGGGGCGGCGACTGCTTCTCGACGTTCGCGGCGATGGCCGAGTCGCTGCGCGGCGGGCTCTCGCTCGCGTACTCGGGCTTCGGGTACTGGAGCCACGACATCGGCGGCTTCGAGGGAACTGCCGAGCCCGCGGTGTTCAAGCGTTGGCTCGCCTTCGGCCTGCTCTCGTCGCACTCCCGCCTGCACGGCTCGACGTCGGTGCGGGTGCCGTGGGCGTTCGACGAGGAGGCCGTCGACGTGACGCGTCGCTTCACGCGCCTCAAGCTCTCGCTCATGCCGTACCTCGGCCGGGTCGCGGGGGAGGCTCACGCGGCGGGCACGCCGATGGCACGCCCGATGCTCCTCGAGTTCCCCGAGGACCCGGCGGTCGCGACTCTCGAGACGCAGTACATGCTCGGCGACGCGCTGCTCGTCGCGCCCGTGTTCACCCACTCGGGCGAGGTGACGTACTACGTGCCTGCGGGGACGTGGACGCACCTGCTCGACGGGCGCACCGTGGAGGGTGGCCGGTGGGTGACGGAGTCCTACGGCTTCGACTCGCTGCCGCTGCTCGTGCGGCCGGGCACGGTCCTGCCGGTCGGCGCGCGCGAGGACTCGCCCGAGTACGACTGGGCGGACGGCGTGACGCTGCGGCTCTTCGAGCTTCCCGACGGCTTCGAGGAGACGGTCGTCGTGCCGGCCGCGCAGTCGGTTGGCGGGGAGGCGACGGAGTTCCGCGTCGTGCGCTCGGGCAGCGAGGTTCGGGCGACGTCGTCGAGCACGCGACCGTGGCGCCTCGAGCTCGGCGGCCGTGTCGTCGAGGCGTCGTCGGGCGCGGCGGTCCTCACCGTCTGA
- a CDS encoding LacI family DNA-binding transcriptional regulator encodes MAVTIADVARAAGVSVSTASYALSGKRRISEPTRLRVAAAVDELGYRPHAGARALASASPRTRTIALMAPLRTGTDTAVVMQFVAAIVLRARHHGLDVLLLTQDDVDGVERVASGSVVDGVVVLDVQADDPRVAALDGLGRPAVLVGLPAAPGRLSCIDLDFEGAGRLTVEHLADLGHTSVGVVAHADEFRERGASFAVRLARGVTDAGATRGVDVRLVGSDGSAAGTASAVDTLLAGTPAPTALIVHNEPALPHVLARLAALGHDVPARTSVLAICPADVAERQTVPVTAVEIPAADIGSVAVDMLVDRVEEDRPTEIRLVAPTLVDRGSTTRR; translated from the coding sequence ATGGCAGTGACGATCGCCGACGTCGCACGCGCAGCAGGCGTCTCCGTCTCGACCGCGTCCTACGCCCTCTCCGGCAAGCGACGCATCTCGGAACCGACCCGGCTCCGCGTCGCGGCCGCCGTCGACGAGCTCGGCTACCGCCCCCACGCCGGCGCACGCGCGCTCGCCTCCGCCTCCCCCCGCACCCGCACGATCGCTCTCATGGCCCCGCTCCGCACCGGGACCGACACCGCCGTCGTCATGCAGTTCGTCGCCGCGATCGTCCTGCGCGCCCGCCACCACGGGCTCGACGTCCTCCTCCTCACCCAGGACGACGTCGACGGCGTCGAGCGCGTCGCGAGCGGCTCCGTCGTCGACGGCGTCGTCGTCCTCGACGTCCAGGCCGACGACCCCCGCGTCGCCGCCCTCGACGGGCTCGGTCGCCCGGCCGTCCTCGTCGGCCTCCCCGCAGCCCCCGGCAGGCTCTCGTGCATCGACCTCGACTTCGAGGGAGCGGGTCGGCTCACCGTCGAGCACCTCGCCGACCTCGGGCACACGAGCGTCGGCGTCGTCGCGCACGCCGACGAGTTCCGGGAGCGCGGCGCCTCGTTCGCCGTCCGCCTCGCGCGAGGCGTCACAGACGCGGGCGCGACCCGCGGCGTCGACGTCCGCCTCGTCGGCAGCGACGGTTCCGCAGCGGGCACCGCGTCCGCCGTCGACACGCTTCTCGCCGGCACCCCCGCACCGACGGCCCTCATCGTCCACAACGAGCCCGCGCTCCCCCACGTCCTCGCCCGCCTCGCGGCGCTCGGGCACGACGTCCCGGCACGCACGTCGGTCCTCGCGATCTGCCCCGCCGACGTCGCGGAACGGCAGACCGTGCCGGTCACCGCCGTCGAGATCCCGGCCGCAGACATCGGCTCGGTCGCGGTCGACATGCTCGTCGACCGCGTCGAGGAGGACCGCCCGACGGAGATCAGGCTCGTCGCCCCCACGCTCGTCGACCGCGGATCGACGACGCGGCGCTGA